Within Pseudomonadota bacterium, the genomic segment CTGCGTGATTGGCGCCGATGTTGAGATCGGCACACACACGCGAGTGGGTGCGCACTCTGTCATCAGCGGACCGACGCAAATCGGCGCACATAACAACCTCTATTCGCATACGGCGATCGGCGAGGCGCCGCAGGACAAAAAATACGCGGGTGAGGCTACGCGGCTGGTGATCGGTGATCACAATACGATCCGCGAGTTTTGTACGATCAACCGGGGCACGTCGCAAGATCGTGGCGTGACGACAATCGGTGATGATAACTGGATCATGGCCTACGTTCATATCGCGCACGATGTGGATGTGGGCAGTCACACCATTCTCGCCAACAATTCGACGTTGGCCGGACATGTGGTAGTTGGTGATTACGCCATCCTTGGAGGATTTTCTAAGGCCCATCAATTTTGCCGTATCGGCGCCCATGCGTTTTGTGCGATGGACACCGGGCTGAGTAAAGACCTCCCGCCCTATGTGGTCGCGGCGGGACATTTGGGTGAGCCCAAAGGGATCAACATTGAGGGACTGAAACGACGGGGTTTCAATGCCGCCCAGATCAAGACTATTCGTGGTGCCTACAAGACCCTCTATCGCAGCGAGCTGAAACTCGATGAGGCGATCGAACGCCTAACCAACGAGGCCCGGCAATCGTCCGAGCTTGAGATTTTGGTTAACTTTCTCAAGTCCTCTGAACGCAGCATCATTCGCTAACGTCGATGTCGGTCACGCGAACCGTCCAGACCTCACCACCGGTTCTGCGACTGGCCTTGGTGGCCGGCGAGTTGTCTGGCGACACTCTCGGTGCGGGCCTCCTTAATCAACTCGCCTCACAGGGCATTCAGGTCGAAGCGGTTGGTGTTGGCGGCCCCGCTATGCAGCAAGCGGGTCTGACTTCGTGGTGGGAGGCCGAAGACATTGCGGTGATGGGGTTAACCGAGGTCGTGCGTCATCTGCCCCGACTACTCAGGCTTAAGCGCGAGCTGGCCAAACGAATTCGAGCGTTCCAACCGCATGCCTTTATTGGTATTGACCTGCCCGACTTTAATCTACGCCTCGCTCGTTCGGTGCGCAGTGATACCTGCCGCACCATTCAATATGTCAGCCCGTCGGTTTGGGCTTGGCGGCCGGGTAGAGTGAAAACGATTGCCCAAGCGATCGATCAAGTGTGGTGTTTATTACCGTTCGAGCCGACCTTTTATCGATCACATGGCGTCTCGGCCCGCTTTGTCGGCCACCCGCTCGCCGACCGCATCGTTCCCATCAACGATCACCGAAACGCCAGGACGGTGTTGAGCATTGACCACGATCGCCCCGTGTTTGCGTTACTGCCCGGCAGCCGGGAAGGTGAGGTCAAGTCGTTGGCGCCCGTGTTTTTGAACGCGGCCAAACAATTGCAAAAACGCCATCCGAATGCTGAGTTTGTCACGCGATTAGCCGGCTCCGCCGCGGCTCGGACGTGGCGAGAGGCGGTTGCGGCAAACCCGTCATCACCGTTGGTCACCGAGTGCGAGGGGACGGCAGCAGAAGTAATGGCTGCCAGCGATGTGGTGATCCTCGCATCGGGCACGGTCGCGCTGGAGGCGCTGTTGGTCGGACGGCCGATGGTGATGGCGTACCGGTTGTCGGCATTCACCGCGTGGATCATAAATCGGTTTAATCTGATGCACGTAGAGCATTTTTCTCTACCCAATCTACTCACCAGTGAGCAAGGATTAGGCGTTTTCGTGCCCGAACTCGTGCAAGACGATGCCGAGCCTGCGAAAATAGCGGCTGCCGCGCATGAGCAGTATATGCAGCGACACGACAACGCTCGTCGCGATGCGTTTAACGCTGTGCGTGAACAACTGGCCGTGGACGCCAATACAAAGGCGACCGAGGCCTTGCTTGAAATCCTTGCGTCTGTGCATTCCGCGTCTTTGACGCCTCGCGCTTCGGCGCCTCACGAACCCTCACTGTGACCATGGAGCTGATCGAGTCAATGCCTCAAATACTCACCGCAGGGGTTGACGAAGCCGGCCGTGGACCACTTGCCGGACCGGTGGTGGCCGCGGCGGTAATTTTGCCGGACGACCACCGTATCCAGGGAATTGATGACTCAAAGAAATTGAGCGTTACGGCGCGACAGCGGCTCGCTGTTGAGATTAAGGCGCGCGCCGTGTGTTTCGCCATCGCGAGTTGTGGGCCGCGTGAAATTGACGAACTCAACATCCTCCAGGCCTCTTTGTTGGCGATGTCCCGTGCCATCGATAGCCTGTCTGTGGTGCCGACCCGTGCGCTCATCGAT encodes:
- the lpxA gene encoding acyl-ACP--UDP-N-acetylglucosamine O-acyltransferase, with the protein product MIHPTAIVDASARVADSADIGPYCVIGADVEIGTHTRVGAHSVISGPTQIGAHNNLYSHTAIGEAPQDKKYAGEATRLVIGDHNTIREFCTINRGTSQDRGVTTIGDDNWIMAYVHIAHDVDVGSHTILANNSTLAGHVVVGDYAILGGFSKAHQFCRIGAHAFCAMDTGLSKDLPPYVVAAGHLGEPKGINIEGLKRRGFNAAQIKTIRGAYKTLYRSELKLDEAIERLTNEARQSSELEILVNFLKSSERSIIR
- the lpxB gene encoding lipid-A-disaccharide synthase; this translates as MSVTRTVQTSPPVLRLALVAGELSGDTLGAGLLNQLASQGIQVEAVGVGGPAMQQAGLTSWWEAEDIAVMGLTEVVRHLPRLLRLKRELAKRIRAFQPHAFIGIDLPDFNLRLARSVRSDTCRTIQYVSPSVWAWRPGRVKTIAQAIDQVWCLLPFEPTFYRSHGVSARFVGHPLADRIVPINDHRNARTVLSIDHDRPVFALLPGSREGEVKSLAPVFLNAAKQLQKRHPNAEFVTRLAGSAAARTWREAVAANPSSPLVTECEGTAAEVMAASDVVILASGTVALEALLVGRPMVMAYRLSAFTAWIINRFNLMHVEHFSLPNLLTSEQGLGVFVPELVQDDAEPAKIAAAAHEQYMQRHDNARRDAFNAVREQLAVDANTKATEALLEILASVHSASLTPRASAPHEPSL
- the rnhB gene encoding ribonuclease HII translates to MPQILTAGVDEAGRGPLAGPVVAAAVILPDDHRIQGIDDSKKLSVTARQRLAVEIKARAVCFAIASCGPREIDELNILQASLLAMSRAIDSLSVVPTRALIDGNRCPTMTGSITLEAVVGGDGLHACIGAASILAKVHRDQQMLKLDRDFPEYGFARHKGYPTAQHREALRAWGPTVHHRKSYRPVREAIERAALHRVEEIVRD